Sequence from the Abditibacteriaceae bacterium genome:
TAGAAATTTTTCTTCCTGACGGTACGGTCAAAGAAGTGCCTGAAGGCACGACGGCACTCGAATTTGCGGCAACAATCGGGCCACGATTGGCACAAAGCGCGCTTGGCGCCCTCGTCGATGGCGAACCCTACGATCTCACACGGCCATTGCCCGCGAAAAGCCGTCTGCAAATCCTGACGTGGAACGACGCGCAAGGTCGCGAAATTTATCGGCACTCATCGACCCACTTGATGGCGCAGGCTGTGAAAGAGCTATATCCCGAAGCCAAATTGACGGTTGGCCCGCCGCTCGCCGACCGCTTTTATTACGATATCGACATGCCTTCGATTGGCGAAAACGACTTCGCACAAATCGAAGAAAAAATGCGCGAAATCGCCGCGCGCGACTTGCCGATTGTTCGCGAAGAAGTGTCGCGTGCCGAAGCACAGCAACTTTTTGAAAGTCTGGGCGAAACTTACAAACTGGAAATTTTGGCAGACCTGCCCGAAGACCAGCCGATTACGCTTTATCGTCAGGGCGACTGGGTCGATTTGTGCCGTGGGCCGCATTTGCCTTCAACCGGAAAAATCAAAGCCGTCAAAATTCTGGCGGCGAGTGGTGCATTCTGGCGCGGCGATGCCAACAACAAACAGTTGCAGCGTTTGTACGGCACCAGTTACCCAACGCCCAAAGAATTGGACCAGCACATCCAGCGTCTGGAAGAAGCCAAAGCACGCGACCACCGCAAACTGGGCCGCGAGCTTGGCTTGTTTTTGCTCACGCACGAAGTTGGCGCGGGCCTTCCAATCTGGTTACCCAAAGGCGCGATGCTGCGCCGCACGTTGGAGGATTTCATCCGCGACGAGCTAGTAAAGCGCGGTTATCAGCCGGTTTATACGCCGCACATCGCCAACGCCGAACTGTTCCGAACATCGGGCCATCTCACGGCGTATGCCGATTCGATGTTTCCGCGCATGAAATCGGAAGACGGCGACGAATTCGTTCTCAAGCCGGTGAACTGTCCGTTCCACGTGATGATTTACAAGAGCGAAAAGCGCTCTTATCGCGATTTGCCGTTGCGCTACGCTGAATTCGGCACGGTCTATCGCTGGGAGCAAAGTGGCGAAGTCGGCGGACTCACGCGCGTGCGCGGCTTTACACAAGACGACGCGCATTTGTTTCTGACGCCCGAACAATTGCCGCAGGAATTCAAAAACAACGTCGAGTTGATTCTTCTTGTTCTTAACCGTCTGGGCATGACCTACTCGGCGCGCGTCGGTTTGCGTGACCCGAACAAGCCCGACAAATATGTCGGCAGCGACGAAGCGTGGCAGGAATCGCAGAGCGCGTTGCTGGCAGCCGTTCAGGAATTAGGTTTGGAGCACACGGTCGAAGAAGGCGAAGCCGCGATTTACGGCCCCAAACTCGACTTCGTTGTCAACGACGCGATTGGCCGTCAGTGGCAGCTCGGAACGGTGCAGGTCGATTACGTGTTGCCCGAACGCTTTGGCCTCGAATACACAGGCGCTGATGGGCAGGCACATCGCCCCGTGATGATTCATCGCGCGCCGTTCGGTTCGCTCGAACGTTTCTGCGGCGTTCTCATCGAACACTTCGCGGGCGCGTTTCCGTTGTGGCTTTCCCCTGTGCAGGTTGTTGTTGCGCCAATTGCGGATCGTCATAACGATGCGGCGAAAGATTTGGCCAAGGCGCTCGAAGCCGAAGGTTTCCGTGTCGAAGTCAATCTCGACAACGAGAAAGTTGGCGCGAAAATTGGTAAAGCCGAAGCGCTCAAAACGCCATACATGGCCGTCATTGGCGACCGCGAAACCGAAACCGGCGGCGCATCGCTGCGCGCGCGGGGACGCAAAGATCTGGGCGCGATGTCGCGCGAAGAATTAATCGCGCATTTGGTGAAAGAACGCGACGCATAAATTTAATGTTTTAGCATGCGCGCGTTTCGGGCATAATTAGGAAGAAGTACGGTCGAATTCGACCGTACTCGATTCATTTTGAGGTGACAGTTATAGGACTTCGTCCAAGAAGCGGCGGCTACCGCGATAATCGCCGCGACCAAACCATACTCAACGAGCGCATCCGCTACCCGCAGATTCGCGTGATTGACGATCAGAACGCGCAGCTCGGCGTGATGAACACGCGCGACGCGCTCGATTTGGCGCGCGAACGCGATCTCGATTTGATTGTTGTTGCACCGCAGGCGCAGCCACCGGTTTGCCGCATCATGGATTACGGCAAATTCAAATACGAGAAAAGCAAGCGCGAGAAAGAAGCGCGCGCCAAAGGCAAGACCGCCGAAATGAAAATGGTGCGCTTGAAGCCGGTCACAAGCGAACATGATCGCGGCGTTTTGGTGCGACACACCGATAACTTTCTCCGTCACGGCCACAAAGTGCGCGTGATTTGCCGCTTTCAGGGGCGC
This genomic interval carries:
- the thrS gene encoding threonine--tRNA ligase; its protein translation is MIEIFLPDGTVKEVPEGTTALEFAATIGPRLAQSALGALVDGEPYDLTRPLPAKSRLQILTWNDAQGREIYRHSSTHLMAQAVKELYPEAKLTVGPPLADRFYYDIDMPSIGENDFAQIEEKMREIAARDLPIVREEVSRAEAQQLFESLGETYKLEILADLPEDQPITLYRQGDWVDLCRGPHLPSTGKIKAVKILAASGAFWRGDANNKQLQRLYGTSYPTPKELDQHIQRLEEAKARDHRKLGRELGLFLLTHEVGAGLPIWLPKGAMLRRTLEDFIRDELVKRGYQPVYTPHIANAELFRTSGHLTAYADSMFPRMKSEDGDEFVLKPVNCPFHVMIYKSEKRSYRDLPLRYAEFGTVYRWEQSGEVGGLTRVRGFTQDDAHLFLTPEQLPQEFKNNVELILLVLNRLGMTYSARVGLRDPNKPDKYVGSDEAWQESQSALLAAVQELGLEHTVEEGEAAIYGPKLDFVVNDAIGRQWQLGTVQVDYVLPERFGLEYTGADGQAHRPVMIHRAPFGSLERFCGVLIEHFAGAFPLWLSPVQVVVAPIADRHNDAAKDLAKALEAEGFRVEVNLDNEKVGAKIGKAEALKTPYMAVIGDRETETGGASLRARGRKDLGAMSREELIAHLVKERDA
- the infC gene encoding translation initiation factor IF-3, yielding MTVIGLRPRSGGYRDNRRDQTILNERIRYPQIRVIDDQNAQLGVMNTRDALDLARERDLDLIVVAPQAQPPVCRIMDYGKFKYEKSKREKEARAKGKTAEMKMVRLKPVTSEHDRGVLVRHTDNFLRHGHKVRVICRFQGRQNAHPEIGRGQLDKVAADLKDISSVEGPIMKQGRDMIMNLAPRAGLKPLPKVDKNATADEVEFARLQAELQDAEADAQAEAIEAVDESDAVAIAIASGEAEGSGESVESGDVESADGTVGLPTEEGANSASDDPNSAQPS